Proteins encoded by one window of Rutidosis leptorrhynchoides isolate AG116_Rl617_1_P2 chromosome 7, CSIRO_AGI_Rlap_v1, whole genome shotgun sequence:
- the LOC139858471 gene encoding dirigent protein-like has translation MQSKQQLSTFFLFIIFSLLILGCFSSPRKTIRSRKPCKEMVLYFHDIIYNGHNEKNATSVIVGAPAWGNHTILANKNHFGNVVVFDDPITLDNNLHSQVVGRAQGFYIYDKQDIFTAWLGFTFVFNSSEHVGTINFAGADPLMNKTRDISVIGGTGDFFMSRGVATLMTDAFEGEVYFRLRVDIKFYECW, from the coding sequence ATGCAATCTAAGCAACAACTTTCAACTTTTTTTCTATTCATAATCTTCTCATTGCTCATTTTAGGATGTTTTTCTTCACCAAGAAAAACCATACGTTCTAGAAAACCTTGTAAGGAAATGGTACTTTACTTCCACGACATTATTTACAACGGTCACAACGAGAAAAATGCAACTTCAGTCATTGTTGGTGCACCGGCTTGGGGCAATCATACGATATTGGCGAATAAGAACCATTTTGGGAACGTGGTTGTATTCGATGATCCCATAACCTTAGACAACAATTTGCATTCACAGGTCGTGGGGCGTGCTCAAGGATTTTATATTTATGACAAACAAGACATCTTTACGGCTTGGCTTGGATTCACATTTGTGTTTAACTCAAGTGAGCATGTAGGCACCATTAACTTTGCAGGAGCCGATCCTTTGATGAACAAAACACGAGATATATCGGTTATTGGTGGGACCGGTGATTTTTTCATGTCTCGAGGCGTGGCTACATTGATGACGGACGCGTTTGAAGGAGAGGTTTACTTTAGGCTTCGTGTTGATATTAAGTTCTATGAATGTTGGTGA